Proteins found in one Candidatus Zixiibacteriota bacterium genomic segment:
- the def gene encoding peptide deformylase yields the protein MALLEILKYPDPRLKQVAKPVRNVTAETVRLIEDMLETMYAAPGVGLAANQVGVLQRVIVLDIDHENPGKNVLKLVNPQITRAEGELVWEEGCLSVVDFTAEVRRAARVEVTALNDLEKEVKIEGEGLLAVALQHEIDHLDGKLFIDRISWLKRDLYTRRRKKALRTGAAPAAEAPRVMI from the coding sequence ATGGCGCTGCTCGAAATCCTCAAATATCCCGATCCTCGACTCAAGCAGGTCGCCAAGCCCGTACGGAACGTCACCGCCGAGACCGTCCGCCTGATCGAGGACATGCTCGAGACGATGTACGCGGCGCCCGGAGTGGGCCTTGCCGCCAATCAGGTGGGCGTGCTCCAGCGTGTCATCGTCCTCGATATCGATCACGAGAACCCCGGCAAAAACGTTCTCAAGCTCGTCAACCCCCAGATCACCCGCGCCGAGGGAGAGCTCGTCTGGGAAGAGGGGTGTCTCAGCGTGGTCGACTTCACCGCCGAGGTGCGCCGCGCCGCCCGGGTCGAGGTAACCGCCCTGAACGACCTGGAAAAGGAAGTGAAAATCGAGGGCGAAGGATTGCTGGCCGTCGCCCTGCAGCACGAGATCGACCACCTGGACGGAAAGCTTTTCATCGACCGGATCAGCTGGCTGAAACGGGATCTCTACACCCGTCGCCGAAAAAAGGCGCTCAGGACGGGCGCCGCGCCGGCGGCGGAAGCGCCGCGCGTCATGATCTGA
- the priA gene encoding primosomal protein N' — translation MNPRAEFARIVVPSPIKEALTYRVPAGLESALVPGMRVLVPLGKRKVTGIVLELLHESTVREVKEVSGLQDNRPVLDPSLLQLAQWIAQYYLAPLGQVIGAMLPPAMRAEARRTVVALSAADAASGTERRIFELLQRNSGRLELKRLRDELRRRDLSQALARLQACGAIEIRETVPGSRRRQKEPPHLSGAPGAGRRLTLNAEQQKAFEAIDRRLLGGGFETFLVHGVTGSGKTEIYLRAMERVREQGRQSVILVPEISLAPQLLDRLVARFPERVGVLHSALTAAERWNHWWRIARGEVDVVVGARSAIFAPVPRLGLIVVDEEHDPSYKQEEGLCYNARDVAVVRGKISGCPVVLGSATPAIETYENCRQKRFRLLELTKRIRERPLPRIQIADLRSAGASEPAGPPPEHRLISPQLAGLLESNLRRSKQSLVFLNRRGYANFLQCRSCGYVLRCAHCSVTLTYHQQKNTAHCHHCDFRLPAPDTCPGCGWPTLAGIGAGTEQVEQWLRRLFPEARVERMDRDTTGRRGSHERLIRSWESGEIDILIGTQMITKGHDVTGVTLVAALLADLSLNLPDFRAAERTFQLLSQVAGRAGRGDDPGTVIVQTYAPDHYAIEHLVGHDYKGFFDAELEFRRELNYPPFCRLVQLRLDGPRADAVEAKARELRRQLDDFRRRRPGLRGQIEILGPAPAPIGRLRGRYRWQLLLKGKQPSSVLELAGLAPQVLGSSRSVRLHIDVDPYNML, via the coding sequence ATGAATCCCCGCGCGGAGTTTGCGCGCATCGTCGTTCCCTCGCCGATCAAGGAGGCGTTGACCTATCGGGTGCCTGCCGGGCTCGAGAGCGCGCTCGTCCCGGGCATGCGCGTTCTCGTCCCGCTCGGGAAGAGGAAAGTTACCGGAATCGTGCTCGAGTTGCTCCATGAGTCGACCGTGCGCGAGGTCAAGGAGGTCTCGGGTCTCCAGGACAACCGCCCGGTGCTCGATCCCTCCCTGCTGCAGCTGGCCCAATGGATCGCCCAGTACTACCTGGCGCCGCTCGGCCAGGTGATCGGCGCCATGCTGCCTCCGGCGATGCGCGCCGAAGCCCGCAGAACGGTGGTCGCCCTGAGCGCTGCCGATGCGGCCTCCGGGACGGAGAGGCGGATTTTCGAGCTGCTTCAACGAAACAGTGGAAGGCTCGAGCTCAAGCGGTTGCGCGACGAGTTGCGGCGCCGAGACCTGAGCCAGGCCCTGGCCCGGCTCCAGGCTTGCGGGGCGATCGAAATCCGCGAGACCGTTCCCGGATCGCGGCGAAGGCAGAAGGAGCCGCCGCACCTCTCCGGGGCGCCGGGCGCCGGGCGCCGCTTGACGCTCAACGCCGAGCAGCAAAAGGCGTTCGAGGCGATCGACCGCCGCCTGCTCGGCGGCGGATTCGAGACCTTTCTCGTTCACGGAGTGACGGGCAGCGGCAAGACCGAAATCTACCTCCGCGCGATGGAACGCGTCCGCGAGCAGGGCCGCCAGAGCGTCATCCTGGTGCCCGAGATCTCGCTTGCGCCGCAGCTCCTCGACCGGCTCGTGGCGCGCTTCCCCGAACGGGTGGGCGTTCTCCACAGCGCCCTCACGGCGGCCGAGCGCTGGAATCACTGGTGGCGGATCGCGCGCGGGGAGGTGGATGTCGTGGTCGGCGCGCGGTCCGCGATTTTCGCTCCGGTGCCGCGCCTCGGCCTGATCGTCGTCGACGAGGAGCACGATCCGTCGTACAAACAGGAAGAAGGACTGTGCTACAACGCCCGCGACGTCGCCGTGGTTCGCGGGAAGATTTCCGGCTGCCCGGTGGTCCTGGGATCGGCCACCCCCGCGATCGAGACCTACGAAAACTGCAGGCAAAAGCGCTTTCGCCTCCTCGAGCTCACGAAGCGGATCCGCGAGCGGCCGCTGCCACGCATCCAGATCGCCGACCTGAGGAGCGCAGGAGCGTCCGAGCCGGCCGGCCCGCCCCCGGAGCACCGGCTGATCTCGCCGCAGCTCGCCGGGCTGCTGGAGAGCAATCTCCGCAGGTCGAAGCAGAGCCTTGTCTTTCTCAACCGCCGCGGCTACGCCAACTTTCTCCAGTGTCGGAGCTGCGGTTACGTCCTGCGTTGCGCCCATTGCAGCGTGACGCTGACCTATCACCAGCAAAAAAACACCGCGCATTGCCATCACTGCGATTTTCGCCTGCCGGCGCCGGATACCTGTCCCGGCTGCGGCTGGCCCACGCTGGCGGGGATCGGCGCGGGCACCGAGCAGGTGGAACAGTGGCTCCGCCGCCTGTTTCCCGAGGCGCGCGTCGAGCGCATGGACCGCGACACCACCGGCCGGCGAGGATCCCACGAGCGGTTGATCAGGAGCTGGGAATCGGGGGAGATCGATATCCTGATCGGCACCCAGATGATCACCAAGGGGCATGACGTGACGGGGGTGACGCTCGTCGCGGCGCTCCTCGCCGATCTATCGCTCAATCTGCCCGACTTTCGCGCCGCCGAGAGGACCTTTCAGCTCCTCAGCCAGGTGGCCGGCCGTGCCGGCCGAGGAGATGACCCCGGGACTGTGATCGTGCAGACCTACGCCCCCGACCATTACGCGATCGAGCACCTGGTCGGGCACGACTACAAGGGCTTCTTCGACGCCGAGCTCGAGTTTCGTCGGGAGCTCAACTACCCGCCTTTTTGCCGGCTGGTGCAGCTCCGGCTCGACGGTCCGAGAGCGGATGCCGTCGAGGCGAAGGCGAGGGAGCTGCGCCGGCAGCTGGATGATTTCCGGCGCCGCAGGCCCGGGCTGCGCGGGCAGATCGAGATTCTCGGCCCGGCTCCGGCCCCGATCGGCAGGCTGCGAGGCCGCTATCGCTGGCAGCTCCTGTTGAAGGGGAAGCAGCCATCCTCGGTGCTCGAGCTGGCCGGACTGGCGCCCCAGGTCCTCGGCTCCTCGCGTTCCGTGCGCCTTCACATTGATGTCGATCCGTACAATATGTTATGA
- a CDS encoding helix-turn-helix transcriptional regulator: MDQPNRVKKLRESMMLSKAELARLAGISPLTLDRVEKGKACRMSTKRKILSALGVKPTQKQRVFKH, encoded by the coding sequence ATGGATCAACCGAACAGAGTGAAGAAGCTCCGTGAGTCCATGATGCTGAGCAAAGCCGAGCTGGCGCGACTGGCGGGAATCTCGCCCCTCACCCTGGACCGGGTGGAGAAAGGAAAGGCGTGCCGCATGTCGACGAAGCGAAAAATCCTCAGCGCCTTGGGCGTCAAGCCGACGCAAAAGCAGCGGGTTTTCAAGCATTAA
- the pilM gene encoding type IV pilus assembly protein PilM: protein MELLKKLQLGFLGSLRRADGFVALDIGSTSIKMVETAVEKNGYRLLKIGLLPLPVAAVQNNLVVETKAVSEGIRRLIQAHGVKSTKVISAVPGRAVIMKKIQMPMQEESELEANIEFEANNVIPERVENLNLDFQVLNVLEGGTKMDVLLVGVKKEIVNSYSEAILEAGLEPAVMDVDYFAMENMYEANYAAESVTGLLGLINIGARYTSITLLQNGLSTFTGDLSIGGEDFTDAIRRSLGIAPEAAERLKITGMLDGKKGPALDGILSPISENLAEEIRRTVTLYGTVGAEESEGLKVVYLSGGSARIPGLREIMEQNVGVPVRLAEPFRAFSMGREVDRDLLAESAPLFAVAAGLSIRRPGDK from the coding sequence ATGGAACTGTTGAAGAAGCTCCAGCTCGGGTTCCTGGGATCTTTGCGCCGCGCCGACGGCTTCGTCGCGCTCGACATCGGTTCCACCTCGATCAAGATGGTCGAGACCGCAGTGGAGAAGAACGGCTATCGCTTGCTCAAGATCGGGCTCCTGCCGCTTCCGGTCGCCGCCGTCCAGAACAACCTGGTGGTCGAGACGAAGGCGGTGAGCGAGGGCATTCGGCGGCTCATCCAGGCGCACGGCGTCAAATCGACCAAAGTGATCTCCGCCGTTCCGGGGCGGGCGGTCATCATGAAAAAGATCCAGATGCCGATGCAGGAGGAAAGCGAGCTCGAGGCCAACATCGAGTTCGAGGCCAACAACGTCATTCCCGAAAGGGTCGAAAATCTCAATCTCGACTTCCAGGTCCTCAACGTGCTGGAGGGCGGCACGAAGATGGACGTTCTCCTGGTGGGGGTGAAAAAAGAGATCGTCAACAGCTACTCGGAAGCGATCCTGGAAGCCGGCCTCGAGCCGGCGGTCATGGACGTCGACTACTTCGCCATGGAGAACATGTACGAGGCGAACTACGCGGCGGAGTCCGTGACGGGACTTCTGGGGCTGATCAACATCGGCGCCCGCTATACCAGCATCACGCTGCTGCAAAACGGCCTGTCGACCTTCACGGGCGACCTTTCGATCGGCGGCGAAGATTTTACCGACGCGATCCGCAGGTCGCTCGGAATCGCTCCCGAGGCCGCCGAAAGGCTGAAGATCACGGGCATGCTGGACGGCAAAAAGGGGCCGGCGCTGGACGGGATCCTGAGCCCGATCTCGGAGAACCTTGCCGAGGAGATCAGGCGGACGGTGACTCTCTACGGCACGGTCGGCGCCGAAGAGTCCGAAGGGCTGAAAGTCGTTTATTTGAGCGGGGGCAGCGCGCGAATCCCGGGGCTGCGCGAGATCATGGAGCAGAACGTAGGCGTGCCCGTGCGGCTGGCCGAGCCGTTTCGCGCTTTTTCCATGGGCCGGGAGGTCGACCGCGACCTGCTGGCCGAATCCGCCCCTCTGTTTGCGGTGGCGGCAGGGCTCTCGATCCGGCGGCCGGGGGATAAATGA
- a CDS encoding PilN domain-containing protein — protein sequence MIRINLLPVREIKAEVTRKRDLAIAGITLGVTALVLAGIYLYQGRRVATMQGELEALRREIQALNLKVKEVGELQVKIKEFQAKHQVIEDLNRQKVGPVRVMESLSAAVPPTLWLTEFKETGGKVTINGLAVDNQSVADFMRNLSKLPYFSDVELVETLAADAKTGPYKKFAISAKVSYRARPPERAETKSVPAVKDGKP from the coding sequence ATGATTCGAATCAACCTGCTTCCGGTCCGTGAGATCAAAGCGGAGGTCACCCGAAAGCGCGACCTCGCCATCGCAGGGATCACGCTCGGCGTCACGGCGCTCGTTCTCGCGGGGATTTATCTCTATCAGGGGCGCCGGGTCGCCACAATGCAAGGCGAGCTCGAAGCGTTGCGCCGGGAGATCCAGGCGCTCAATCTCAAGGTCAAGGAGGTCGGCGAGCTCCAGGTCAAGATCAAGGAGTTTCAGGCCAAACACCAGGTCATCGAAGACTTGAACAGGCAAAAGGTCGGGCCCGTGCGGGTGATGGAGAGTCTTTCGGCGGCCGTTCCGCCCACGCTGTGGCTGACGGAGTTCAAGGAGACGGGCGGCAAGGTGACGATCAACGGCCTTGCGGTTGACAATCAGAGCGTCGCGGATTTCATGCGCAACCTCTCGAAGCTTCCGTATTTCTCGGACGTGGAGCTGGTGGAAACCCTGGCGGCGGACGCGAAGACCGGCCCGTACAAGAAGTTTGCCATCAGCGCAAAGGTTTCTTACCGAGCGCGGCCGCCGGAGCGCGCTGAAACCAAGAGCGTGCCCGCGGTCAAGGACGGCAAGCCGTGA
- the pilO gene encoding type 4a pilus biogenesis protein PilO, whose protein sequence is MNAFLEQILDRPPSQKLIILAVLALLLIAAFYSLAYAPKAAEIASLAQELEAARSDKAVKQQRAANLPRLRKELRDLDMRLKEIVAQLPDKREIPDLLTNISTKAQEAGLDILLFRPRPENPKDFYAEVPVDINVKGTFQSVVAFFDEVGHMHRLVNIDNIGFKNPTVAGDRVVLETASVATAFRFLDEAERKRIAEEKAKAAKEQKK, encoded by the coding sequence GTGAATGCGTTTCTCGAACAGATTCTCGACCGGCCGCCGAGCCAGAAACTGATCATTCTCGCGGTCCTGGCGCTTCTCTTGATCGCGGCCTTCTACTCCCTCGCGTATGCGCCGAAGGCCGCCGAGATCGCCAGCCTCGCGCAGGAGCTCGAGGCCGCGCGCTCCGACAAGGCGGTGAAGCAGCAGCGCGCCGCGAATCTCCCCAGGCTGCGCAAGGAGCTCCGCGATCTCGACATGAGATTGAAGGAGATCGTCGCTCAGCTTCCCGACAAGCGCGAAATCCCGGATCTGCTGACCAACATCTCCACCAAAGCGCAGGAGGCCGGCCTGGACATCCTGCTCTTTCGGCCCCGTCCGGAAAATCCGAAGGATTTCTACGCGGAAGTGCCGGTCGACATCAACGTCAAGGGAACCTTTCAAAGCGTGGTAGCGTTCTTCGACGAGGTCGGACACATGCACCGGCTGGTCAACATCGACAATATCGGCTTCAAGAATCCCACGGTGGCGGGCGACCGGGTGGTGCTGGAGACGGCGAGCGTCGCGACCGCGTTCCGGTTCCTCGACGAGGCGGAGCGGAAGCGGATCGCGGAGGAAAAAGCCAAGGCCGCGAAGGAACAGAAGAAGTAA
- a CDS encoding pilus assembly protein PilP, with amino-acid sequence MKLRIVLLAALALAARPGGTSGQEKIETPSQKTREAIEKFSKTPATIGKSLETLTEAARAKLKEMLGDQRAEKAKPQPSDFTLPPKKAVESPAPQPSLAGKRDPFRPFNMTVKAAGRGPREALSPLERFELGQLRVVGIVWDLKEPRAMIEDSGGLGYVVKVGTPIGNNDGKVKEIRRTEIVVEENYTDLYGNLRKREVPMKLAVE; translated from the coding sequence ATGAAGCTGCGCATCGTTCTGCTCGCCGCGCTGGCGCTCGCCGCGCGCCCCGGGGGGACTTCCGGACAGGAAAAGATCGAGACGCCTTCGCAGAAGACGCGGGAGGCGATCGAGAAGTTCTCCAAGACGCCCGCCACCATCGGCAAGAGCCTGGAAACGCTCACCGAGGCCGCCAGGGCGAAGCTCAAGGAAATGCTGGGCGATCAGCGCGCCGAAAAGGCGAAACCGCAGCCGAGCGATTTCACCCTCCCGCCGAAGAAAGCCGTGGAAAGTCCCGCGCCGCAGCCTTCCCTCGCCGGGAAGAGGGATCCGTTTCGGCCGTTCAACATGACGGTAAAGGCCGCCGGCCGCGGCCCTCGGGAAGCCCTCTCCCCGCTCGAACGTTTCGAGCTGGGCCAGCTGCGGGTGGTGGGGATCGTCTGGGACCTGAAGGAGCCGCGTGCGATGATCGAGGACAGCGGCGGGCTCGGCTACGTCGTCAAGGTGGGCACACCGATCGGCAACAATGACGGCAAGGTCAAGGAGATCCGGCGCACCGAGATCGTCGTCGAGGAGAATTACACGGACCTCTACGGCAACCTCAGGAAACGAGAGGTGCCGATGAAGCTGGCGGTGGAGTAA
- the pilQ gene encoding type IV pilus secretin PilQ, giving the protein MTKATTDIRPGAASPGSAARPWIAARVLLAGLLTVHVAGCSLGTDRAAPKAPEAAAARVPQAAAKPAPVKAPVIQDLMVREENGQTILSVRLPQPVQQYRHFPLPQPARIVLDVLGEAKGPAQAESFRVDTNWVSTLRISSAGERPRLVVDIAAATVPPYTIVPENGGVKITVGAPDPAATAKRNIVLVRNGQRADILAADTPGRRAGETKAAGTAREAGGAPEKKYTGQKISLEFKDADIKNVFRLLAEVSGQNIIVTDDVNKKVTIRLTEVPWDQALQLLIDTNGLDKEEVGNVIRISTAERLKSDRDKRAAANKAQEELEPLQTAYFSVNYAKVKDLEPKVKLLISKRGTITSDERSNTIVVKDIQSSIEDVHTMLARLDTRTPQVLIESNLIETTPSFSRALGMELDLVAGRIVASSRFLAGAPFAGSANTTGPPFPVPSTGFRFGYIPHNVNAFLSAAENEGKVRIISRPSVVTLNNVPSTIKSERILRIALPSSTNIASGTGAAAGTAVATEKIPVGINLTVVPQVSSDGFVLMNIKVKSSSVASSPTVSGGTAGVIPFDELNREAEANVLVRDGETIVIGGILKDTDASSESGIPYLKDIPVLGWLFKNWRIQKDFEELVVFITPRIASAGSENLPTAEELWREQMKKTEGAASSTEPATP; this is encoded by the coding sequence ATGACCAAGGCAACCACGGATATCCGTCCCGGTGCGGCATCGCCGGGGTCGGCGGCTCGGCCCTGGATCGCCGCCCGGGTTTTGCTTGCGGGCCTTCTCACGGTCCACGTAGCTGGCTGCTCGCTCGGAACCGACCGGGCGGCGCCGAAGGCTCCGGAGGCTGCAGCGGCCCGGGTACCCCAAGCCGCGGCGAAACCGGCGCCTGTCAAGGCGCCGGTGATTCAGGATCTCATGGTGCGCGAGGAGAACGGCCAGACGATCCTGTCCGTTCGGCTGCCCCAACCCGTGCAGCAGTATCGCCATTTCCCCCTGCCGCAGCCTGCCCGCATCGTCCTGGACGTGCTGGGCGAAGCGAAAGGACCGGCGCAGGCCGAAAGCTTCCGCGTCGACACCAACTGGGTCTCCACCCTGAGGATCAGCTCCGCGGGCGAGCGTCCCAGGCTGGTCGTCGACATCGCCGCCGCGACCGTTCCGCCCTACACGATCGTGCCCGAGAACGGCGGCGTGAAAATCACCGTCGGGGCGCCCGACCCGGCCGCCACTGCCAAGAGGAACATCGTCCTCGTGCGTAACGGCCAGCGTGCCGACATTCTCGCCGCAGACACTCCGGGACGGCGGGCCGGCGAGACCAAAGCGGCGGGCACCGCCAGAGAGGCGGGGGGCGCACCGGAAAAGAAATACACCGGCCAGAAAATCTCTCTCGAGTTCAAGGACGCGGACATCAAGAACGTTTTTCGGTTGCTCGCGGAAGTGAGCGGGCAGAACATCATCGTGACCGACGACGTCAACAAGAAGGTCACGATCCGGCTCACGGAGGTTCCGTGGGATCAGGCGCTGCAGCTGTTGATCGATACCAACGGCCTCGACAAGGAAGAGGTGGGCAACGTGATCCGCATCTCGACCGCGGAACGGCTCAAATCGGACCGCGACAAGCGAGCGGCCGCGAACAAAGCCCAGGAGGAACTGGAACCGCTCCAGACCGCCTACTTCAGCGTCAATTACGCGAAAGTCAAGGACCTCGAGCCCAAGGTGAAGCTGCTGATCAGCAAGCGGGGAACGATCACCAGCGACGAGCGCAGCAACACGATCGTGGTGAAGGACATCCAGTCGTCGATCGAGGACGTCCATACGATGCTGGCAAGGCTCGACACCCGCACTCCTCAGGTGCTCATCGAGTCGAATTTGATCGAGACCACGCCGTCGTTTTCCCGCGCGCTGGGCATGGAGCTAGACCTGGTGGCCGGCCGGATCGTCGCCAGCTCGCGCTTTCTCGCCGGCGCCCCGTTCGCCGGCAGCGCCAACACCACCGGACCTCCGTTCCCGGTGCCGAGCACGGGATTCCGCTTCGGCTACATCCCGCACAACGTCAACGCGTTCCTGAGCGCCGCCGAAAACGAAGGCAAGGTCAGGATCATCTCCCGGCCTTCCGTGGTCACGCTGAACAACGTGCCGTCGACGATCAAGAGCGAACGGATCCTGCGCATCGCGCTGCCGAGCTCCACGAACATCGCGAGCGGCACCGGCGCGGCCGCCGGGACCGCGGTCGCCACCGAGAAGATCCCGGTGGGGATCAACCTCACGGTGGTGCCGCAGGTTTCCAGCGACGGCTTCGTGCTGATGAACATCAAGGTGAAGTCCAGCTCGGTAGCCAGCTCGCCGACGGTGTCCGGCGGCACCGCCGGCGTGATCCCGTTCGACGAGCTCAACCGTGAAGCCGAGGCGAACGTCCTGGTGCGCGACGGCGAGACCATCGTGATCGGCGGGATCCTCAAGGACACCGACGCCAGCTCCGAAAGCGGCATTCCCTACCTGAAGGACATTCCGGTGCTGGGATGGCTGTTCAAGAACTGGCGGATCCAGAAGGACTTCGAAGAGCTCGTGGTCTTCATCACGCCGCGGATCGCCTCAGCCGGCTCGGAAAACCTGCCGACAGCCGAGGAGCTCTGGCGGGAGCAGATGAAAAAAACCGAGGGCGCCGCATCCAGCACGGAGCCAGCGACCCCCTGA
- the aroC gene encoding chorismate synthase, producing MLRYLTAGESHGPCLTVMIDGVPAGFPIDVAKINHDLWRRQQGYGRGGRMLIEKDEVQIRSGIRWGETLGSPVALGIENRDWKNWTRKMSPAPEDRDETIAVTKPRPGHADLTGILKYDRADIRDILERASARDTVARTAAGSFCKQLLGPFGIRVMGYIRSIGGIAAETEGLSYEEIHARAEDSPVRVADKTAEARIIELIDECKKNGDTLGGIFEVVVLGLPPGLGSHAQWDRKLDGRLARAVMSIQAIKGVEIGLGFEMARRRGSQVHDEIFFDPAKMVSEGTPRIVPTGFYRGSNNSGGTEGGMSNGAPLIVRAAMKPISTLMSPLHSVDLRTKKPADASVERSDVCAAPAAAVVGESVVAFELARAFLEKFGGDSLREIRRNYEGYLEQIKNF from the coding sequence ATGCTGCGCTATCTGACCGCGGGAGAATCCCACGGACCCTGCCTCACGGTGATGATCGACGGGGTGCCGGCGGGCTTCCCCATCGACGTCGCAAAGATCAACCACGATCTCTGGCGCCGCCAGCAGGGTTACGGCCGTGGCGGCCGCATGCTGATCGAAAAAGACGAGGTGCAGATTCGCTCCGGGATCCGCTGGGGTGAAACTTTGGGCTCCCCGGTCGCCCTGGGGATCGAGAACCGCGACTGGAAGAACTGGACCAGGAAAATGTCGCCGGCCCCCGAGGACCGCGACGAGACGATCGCGGTCACCAAGCCCCGGCCCGGCCACGCCGATCTCACCGGAATACTGAAATACGACCGCGCGGACATCCGGGATATCCTCGAGCGGGCCAGCGCGCGGGACACGGTGGCGCGGACGGCCGCGGGGTCGTTTTGCAAGCAGCTGCTCGGACCGTTCGGCATCCGCGTCATGGGCTACATCCGGTCGATCGGCGGCATCGCCGCCGAGACCGAAGGGCTTTCGTACGAGGAGATCCACGCCCGCGCCGAGGACTCGCCGGTGCGGGTCGCCGACAAGACGGCCGAAGCCCGCATCATCGAGCTGATCGACGAATGCAAGAAAAACGGAGACACGCTCGGGGGCATCTTCGAGGTGGTGGTGCTGGGGCTTCCCCCGGGCCTCGGCAGCCACGCCCAGTGGGACCGCAAGCTGGACGGGCGGCTCGCGCGCGCCGTCATGAGCATCCAGGCGATCAAGGGCGTGGAGATCGGGCTGGGGTTCGAGATGGCGCGGCGGCGCGGGTCGCAGGTGCACGACGAGATTTTCTTCGACCCGGCGAAGATGGTCAGCGAGGGCACCCCGCGCATCGTGCCCACCGGCTTTTACCGCGGAAGCAACAATTCCGGAGGAACCGAAGGCGGAATGAGCAACGGGGCGCCGCTGATCGTGAGGGCGGCGATGAAGCCGATCTCGACGCTCATGAGCCCCCTGCACTCCGTCGATCTGCGGACCAAGAAGCCCGCCGATGCTTCGGTGGAGCGCTCGGATGTCTGCGCGGCGCCCGCGGCGGCGGTGGTCGGCGAGTCGGTGGTAGCCTTCGAGCTGGCACGGGCCTTCCTGGAAAAGTTCGGGGGCGACTCTCTCCGCGAGATCCGGCGAAACTACGAGGGTTACCTGGAGCAGATCAAGAATTTTTAG
- a CDS encoding shikimate kinase, which translates to MHPSSLGDGRRAEGRHSFNGRESSCFSRRNGEYQRSPSLREENGGLGLSAERNIALTGFMATGKSAVGRKLARRLRRPFVDLDRVIEESEGMRVSEIFARRGEAYFREAERRALAEVLSRDGQVIATGGGAVMDPGNLALLRERSVLVCLTASPEVLLRRLGKAEDRPLLSGPDRESRMAELLKQREDAYRRAELCVDTSDLTVDEVVAEIVRCLEGKR; encoded by the coding sequence TTGCATCCCTCGAGTCTCGGGGACGGCCGGCGGGCGGAAGGGAGACACTCCTTCAACGGGCGTGAGTCGAGTTGCTTCTCCCGGCGAAACGGCGAGTATCAGCGCTCCCCGAGCCTGCGGGAGGAAAACGGAGGGCTCGGGCTGTCGGCTGAAAGAAACATCGCGCTGACGGGATTCATGGCCACGGGCAAGAGCGCCGTGGGCCGCAAGCTCGCCCGTCGGCTGCGGCGCCCCTTCGTTGATCTCGATCGTGTCATCGAGGAAAGCGAAGGGATGAGGGTGAGCGAGATCTTCGCGCGCAGGGGCGAGGCCTATTTCCGGGAGGCCGAACGCCGGGCTCTCGCCGAGGTGCTGAGCAGGGACGGCCAGGTGATCGCGACCGGCGGAGGGGCCGTCATGGATCCGGGGAATCTCGCGCTGCTCCGCGAGCGAAGCGTTCTGGTTTGCCTGACGGCGTCGCCCGAAGTTCTCTTGCGGCGTTTGGGAAAGGCCGAGGACCGGCCTCTGCTCTCCGGCCCCGACCGTGAGTCCCGCATGGCCGAACTGTTGAAGCAGCGGGAGGACGCGTATCGACGGGCCGAGCTGTGCGTCGATACGTCCGATCTGACGGTCGACGAGGTCGTGGCTGAGATCGTGCGATGCCTGGAAGGGAAGCGCTGA